A single Gracilinanus agilis isolate LMUSP501 unplaced genomic scaffold, AgileGrace unplaced_scaffold53211, whole genome shotgun sequence DNA region contains:
- the ZNF628 gene encoding zinc finger protein 628, whose amino-acid sequence EALPQAEAAEVTCPQEAPAAGPAAPTPPGDRPYKCAECGKAFKGSSGLRYHMRDHTGERPYPCGECGKAFKRSSLLAIHQRVHTGLRAFTCAQCGLTFKWSSHYQYHLRLHSGERPYPCAECGKAFRNTSCLRRHRHVHTGERPHACGVCGKSFAQTSNLRQHQRVHTGERPFRCPACPKTFTHSSNLLLHQRTHSAERPFACTVCGRGFVMAAYLQRHLRTHAPAAPAPAPAPAAAATQDVHVVPHLQATLSLEAGPSPANSQTFLLVQTAQGLQLIPSSVQPPAPTPPPPTPPAPPKLILLPASGARKSPKNGGRAGQGPGMVWLPGPGAVSGQGGGGGIAGGGGQSLIVLQSVGGGEVGPQETSGVRLQSLQPAQEVTTVQLQPLQPAQEPAQEVTTVQLRPAQEVTTVQLQPLQPSQEVTTVQLQPLPPTPDVSLQLQPVSSPLASPGGSGGPAEAQNLLVVQGGAGEELLATPGPSGDVGSGEGGGGGGGAVVQDVHFETLQTAEGLQSVLVLSGADGEQTRLCVQGVETLPPGLAESPAPGTQAQKLLIIRSAPAAPADLVENVPGAPLQLLAPPSPAPVPAGAPSGPSPQVVQVVPGAAAGPTGGAGQPALPSIHIVQALPAVQLVHTF is encoded by the exons GAGGCGCTGCCGCAGGCCGAGGCCGCCGAGGTCACGTGTCCCCAGGAGGCCCCGGCCGCCGGCCCGGCCGCCCCCACCCCGCCGGGGGACCGGCCCTACAAGTGCGCCGAGTGCGGCAAGGCCTTCAAGGGCTCCTCGGGCCTGCGCTATCACATGCGGGACCACACCGGCGAGCGGCCCTACCCCTGCGGGGAGTGCGGCAAGGCCTTCAAGCGCTCGTCCCTGCTGGCCATCCACCAGCGGGTGCACACGGGCCTGCGGGCCTTCACGTGCGCCCAGTGCGGCCTCACCTTCAAGTGGTCGTCGCACTACCAGTACCACCTGCGCCTGCACTCGGGGGAGCGGCCCTACCCCTGCGCCGAGTGTGGCAAGGCCTTCCGCAACACGTCCTGCCTGAGGCGCCACCGGCACGTGCACACGGGCGAGCGGCCCCACGCCTGCGGGGTGTGCGGCAAGAGCTTCGCCCAGACGTCCAACTTGCGGCAGCACCAGCGCGTGCACACGGGCGAGCGCCCCTTCCGCTGCCCGGCCTGCCCCAAGACCTTCACCCACTCGTCCAACCTGCTGCTGCACCAGCGCACCCATTCCGCCGAGCGGCCCTTCGCCTGCACCGTGTGCGGCCGAGGCTTCGTCATGGCCGCCTACCTCCAGCGGCACCTCCGGACACACGCCCCTGcggcccccgcccccgccccggctcccgccgccgccgccacccaGGATGTCCACGTGGTCCCCCACCTTCAGGCCACGCTGTCCCTGGAGGCCGGGCCTAGCCCCGCCAACTCTCAGACCTTCCTCCTGGTCCAGACAGCCCAGGGCCTCCAGCTCATCCCCAGCAGTGTCCAGCCCCCGGCCCCAACACCGCCCCCTCCTACTCCCCCAGCACCCCCCAAGCTCATCCTGCTGCCAGCCTCGGGAGCCCGGAAGAGCCCAAAGAACGGTGGGAGGGCAGGCCAGGGGCCCGGGATGGTCTGGCTCCCAGGGCCCGGGGCAGTCTcggggcagggaggaggggggGGCATAGCTGGAGGGGGCGGGCAGAGCCTCATCGTCCTGCAGAGTGTGGGGGGTGGAGAAGTGGGGCCGCAGGAGACCAGTGGAGTCCGGCTCCAGTCTCTGCAGCCTGCACAGGAAGTGACCACCGTCCAGCTCCAGCCCCTCCAGCCGGCTCAGGAA CCGGCACAGGAAGTCACCACGGTCCAACTCCGGCCAGCACAGGAAGTCACCACAGTCCAGTTGCAGCCCCTGCAACCATCACAGGAAGTCACCACTGTCCAGCTCCAGCCCTTGCCCCCCACTCCCGATGTTTCCCTGCAGCTCCAACCCGTATCCAGCCCCCTGGCCAGCCCTGGGGGGTCCGGTGGACCAGCAGAGGCTCAGAATCTGCTGGTGGTGCAGGGAGGGGCTGGTGAGGAACTGCTGGCCACCCCTGGGCCCAGTGGGGATGTGGGGTctggggagggaggtgggggcGGTGGGGGAGCCGTGGTCCAGGATGTGCATTTTGAGACCTTACAGACAGCGGAGGGCTTGCAGAGCGTCCTGGTCCTGAGCGGGGCCGACGGGGAGCAGACCAGGCTTTGCGTGCAGGGGGTCGAGACCCTCCCCCCGGGGCTGGCCGAATCACCTGCTCCCGGCACACAGGCTCAGAAACTTCTCATTATCCGCAGTGCCCCGGCTGCCCCTGCAGACCTTGTAGAGAACGTGCCCGGGGCCCCCCTGCAGCTGTTGGCTCCTCCCAGCCCAGCCCCTGTGCCCGCTGGGGCTCCCTCTGGGCCTAGTCCACAGGTGGTACAGGTCGTCCCTGGGGCAGCAGCAGGGCCCACTGGAGGGGCCGGCCAGCCCGCTTTGCCTTCTATCCATATTGTACAGGCCCTGCCTGCTGTGCAGCTGGTCCACACCTTCTGA